The following proteins are encoded in a genomic region of Arachis stenosperma cultivar V10309 chromosome 4, arast.V10309.gnm1.PFL2, whole genome shotgun sequence:
- the LOC130975710 gene encoding seipin-1, producing the protein MEENQKPFLLLPKPYNFVSKLVNFHADLIYNCIVCIFSPFYSLLSFASEFFHQGTKYTAVESSELHQQAHHGGGTTTTTTTTTTITGLFFKKLGLGLLSAAYLCIVLFLVLIVATVLGVCLVKLWVEEPVVVRENVHFDYTEENPSAVFSFDGGMSGFVGRTKRNKQISVPVGHMFHVSLLLVMPESDFNTQLGVFQLTAELLTVNGNVIAKSSRPSMLRFRSSPIRLARTLMMGLPLVLGVSDETQSIIVDILRHKEEYRRTKAIRVTMHPRSGTSSLPQLYEAQIMIKSRLPWSKEVVRNWKWTFYVWVSIYVYIVLLMFLLCCYRRLLFLVTPDLFGRGGELPREEPPREHDESEISELLRKLRRRRRNKRKAISDHDDDGDGVEETIVGSSGETINREDVTGSVPVEQVDEDSGSVCF; encoded by the exons ATGGAGGAAAACCAAAaaccctttcttcttcttccaaaaCCATACAACTTTGTATCAAAACTAGTAAACTTCCACGCAGACTTGATCTATAACTGCATAGTCTGTATCTTCTCTCCATTCTACTCACTCTTGTCCTTCGCCTCAGAGTTCTTTCATCAGGGAACCAAATACACCGCCGTAGAATCATCAGAACTTCATCAACAAGCTCATCATGGAGGAGGAACCaccacaaccaccaccaccaccaccaccatcacggGGCTCTTCTTCAAGAAACTTGGGCTTGGGCTTCTGAGTGCTGCATACTTGTGCATAGTTCTGTTCTTGGTTCTGATCGTGGCAACAGTTTTGGGGGTTTGTTTGGTGAAGCTGTGGGTGGAGGAGCCGGTGGTGGTTAGAGAGAATGTGCATTTTGATTACACTGAAGAAAACCCTTCTGCTGTGTTCTCGTTTGATGGGGGAATGAGTGGTTTTGTTGGAAGAACAAAGAGGAATAAGCAGATAAGTGTGCCTGTTGGTCATATGTTTCATGTTTCTTTGCTTCTTGTCATGCCCGAATCTGACTTCAATACACAACTTGGTGTCTTTCAG TTGACAGCCGAACTCCTTACGGTGAACGGAAACGTGATAGCAAAATCGAGCCGGCCATCGATGTTACGGTTCAGAAGCTCACCAATTCGACTAGCCCGGACATTGATGATGGGTTTACCTCTAGTACTCGGAGTGTCCGACGAAACCCAGAGCATCATTGTTGATATCTTGAGGCACAAGGAAGAGTATAGAAGAACCAAGGCCATTAGAGTAACCATGCATCCAAGATCAGGAACCTCATCACTTCCACAATTGTATGAGGCTCAAATCATGATCAAGTCACGGTTACCTTGGTCCAAAGAAGTGGTCCGGAATTGGAAATGGACCTTTTATGTTTGGGTGTCAATTTATGTCTACATTGTTCTTCTCATGTTCCTACTATGTTGCTATAGGAGACTATTGTTTCTAGTCACACCGGATTTGTTTGGCCGCGGCGGCGAACTCCCAAGGGAAGAGCCTCCTAGAGAGCATGATGAAAGTGAGATTTCTGAGTTGTTGAGGAAattgaggaggaggaggaggaacaaGAGGAAAGCTATATCGGaccatgatgatgatggtgatggtgTTGAAGAAACCATTGTTGGATCTTCAGGTGAAACCATTAATAGAGAAGATGTTACAGGTAGTGTTCCCGTAGAACAAGTTGATGAGGACTCTGGATCGGTGTGTTTTTAA